AATGTGGCAGCACCGATATCTATCAAGATCCGGATGTTCTTGATACCTGGTTTAGTTCAGCTCTTTGGCCATTTTCAACTCTTGGATGGGGCAATGGCGATTGGGGCAAAGGTGTAAAATGGTTTGAAGATGACTTAAAAAAATTCTACCCAAACGATCTGCTCATCACAGGATTTGATATCCTCTTTTTCTGGGTAGCACGAATGATGATGATGGGTGAACACTTTTTACATAAACTCCCATTCAAAGATGTCTATCTTCACGCACTCGTTCGAGATGAACATGGTCAAAAGATGAGTAAATCAAGAGGCAATGTGATCGATCCGATCGATACGATTGAAGAGTACAGTGCCGATGCTTTGAGGTTTACTCTAGCAGCGCTTGCTGTACAGGGAAGAGATATACGCCTTTCAAAAGAGAGATTGGAGCTTTATAGAAACTTTACCAACAAGCTCTACAATGCAGCCAGATTTTTACAGATACACCAAGAAAAATTTGATGATCTGCAAAATATCCAAATCAAAACGGACCTTGGAAAATATATACTCAGCAGATTCGGCTTAGCAATTCAAGAAGTAAGAAACAATCTCAATAGCTATCGATTCAATGATGCGGCAACGACACTCTATCGATTTTTATGGGGAGAGTTTTGTGACTGGGGTATTGAGCTGAGTAAAGTAAATAAAGATGCAATCGCTGAACTTGGAGCGATTTTTAAAGAATCTATGAAACTGCTCCATCCTTTTATGCCATTTATCACTGAGTTTCTCTATCAAGAACTGAGTGGCACAAGTATAGAAGAGAACGAATCTATAATGATTCAACCTTATCCAAAAGCAGCACCTATCGATGAAGAGATAATGAAACGCTTTGAAACAATTATCGATGCAATCGTTTCCATCAGGCGCGCAAAAGCTCTTATCGATATGGCCAACAAAACGATTCCAAAGGTATTGATTAAAGGCGATCTGGAAGAATCCGCAAAAGCATACATCTCTAAACTTGCCAAAGTGGAAACGATCGAATTTGTGAGTGAACCTGCAGAAAATGCCGTGACCGATATTGGTAACTATGTGGAAGTTTTCATTCCGCTTGAAGGTATCGATCTTACTCCAATCCTCAATAGACTCAATAAACAAAAAGAGAAACTACAAAAAGAGATAGATAAACTGAGCAGAATGCTCTCCAATGAAAACTTTGTAAAAAACGCTCCACAAGCTGTGGTTGAACAAAATCGAGCCGCACTAGCAGAAGCCCAAAACAGACTTGCTACAATTGAAGAGGAATTGGCGAGACTCACTCGCTAATTTTTCTTCCTTTACTGAACTTGTTTTATTTTAAAGAAAGGGAATAATGTCGCTACAAAAACGGTATAACTTCACAACAAATCCAAAAAATGACATACTAAGCGGCACGGTTGTTGCTGTCGCTTTGATACCAGAAGCCATCGCTTTTTCACTCATTGCAGGTCTCAGTCCACAAATAGGTCTCTATACTGCTTTTATCTTGGGACTTATCACAGCACTAATCGGTGGAAAACCTGGCATGATCAGTGGGGCAACGGGAGCAGTTGCCGTTGTGCTAGTGGATCTTGTCTTAAAACATGGAGTAGAGTACATGTTTTGGGCTGCAATCTTAGCTGGAATCATTCAGGTTCTCATTGGTCTTTTTCGATTAGGAAAATTTATCCGTCTCGTTCCACAACCTGCAATTTACGGCTTTGTGAACGGTCTTGCCATTATTATCGCTACTAGCCAGATACCACTCATCAAAGATAGCAACTTGGCAACCATCTTTTTAGTGTTGCTGACTATGGCAATTATTTACACTCTTCCTCGATTTACAAAAGCCATCCCTGCAAGTCTTGGCGCTCTGATCGCCATCACAGCACTGGTTTTACTTTTCCAAATCGATACCAAGCAGATCAAAGATTTAGCAGATATCAGTGGGTCTTTTCCTGCCTTTCACATCCCGACTGCACCACTCAATTTTGAAACACTCAAAACCATTTTGCCCTACTCTGTCATCATCGCTTTAGTTGGACTGATTGAGTCACTCTTGACTCTGTCGGTGCTGGATGAAATGAGTGGAGAAAGGGGCAGCGGAAATCAGGAGTGTATCGCCCAAGGCGTTGGAAATATGACATGTGGTCTATTTGGAGCGATGCCGGGTTGCGCTATGATTGGACAATCCATGATCAACTTTACCAGTGGCGGGACTGGCAGACTTTCCTCACTCACAGCAGCTATCTTACTCATACTTTTCGTAGTCGTGTTGAGCAAATATATTTCTCTTATCCCTCTTGCGGCACTTGTGGGTATTATGTTTGTCGTCTCCATCGCCACTTTTAGCTGGAGTAGCCTTGGACATTTCAAAAGAATGCCCAAAGAGGATCTTTTTGTCATGGTGACGGTAACCATCATTACAATCTTTGCCGATTTGGCAATCGCCGTTATTGCCGGAGTCATCATCTCAGCACTCGTCTTTGCATGGAAACATGCAAAAATATATGCAAAAGAGTATATGGAAAATGATAGAAAAGTTTACGAACTAGAAGGTCCCCTCTTTTTTGGTTCCGTTCACTCCTTTTTAGAAAAATTTGATCCCAAAAACGATCCATTCGAAGTGATAATGGATTTTAAAAATGCAAGAGTTATGGATCAAAGCGGAGTAGAAGCTATTGATAAAATAACAAAAAAGTATAAAGAGGCAGGAAAAAGCATAGTACTTCGCCATTTGAGTCCTGAATGTAAACAGCTTTTAACGGAAGCTGGTCCATACTGTACGTGGGAAGAGGATGATCCAAACTATAGAGTCGCAATAGATTATTAAGGAGAAAGAATGGAAAAAATGGTAGAGATGTTCACGCTGCAAAATGAACTGAACAACGATACAAATGGTATACAGTGGCGAAAAGGGATGACAAAGCAAGGGAAACCGATCAACTGGAAACGCTGCATCTATATGGAAACAGCTGAACTCATTGACTCTTTTCCGTGGAAGCACTGGAAAAGTATCGATGCAAAACCGGATTTGGAAAATATAAAAATAGAGCTCGTGGATATATGGCATTTTCTCATGAGTTACCTTCTTGTGCACAATTCGCTGGATGAAGCGGTACAATTAGCCAACAATTTCAAAGATGAAAAAAGCGATATTAAAATCCCCAAAGAGTGGGACAGTAAGAAATTGGATGAGGTTTTGGATCCTTTCGAAGAGTTGATGGCTCTTGCCATGGTTAAAAACGATTCATCAATGATGCAAGAAGAGCTTCTCAGCCAATTTTTTAAAGCATGTGAAGCTGTAGATTTAAGTTTTGATGAACTCTATAAACTATACATTGGAAAAAATGCTCTCAATCAATTTCGACAATCGCACGGATACAAGGAAGGGACATACAAAAAGATTTGGAATGGAAAAGAGGACAATGTTGTCATGCAGGAGATTCTCGCTTCCAAGCCTTCCATCAGCTACAGCGAACTGCTTCAGGCGCTAGAGAAAGCATACGAAGGGGCGTAATAACGGCCTCTTCATTAAATAAGACTAAATTACTCCTATTTATCTTCCTTAAATAAGATAAATTTTATCTTATTTGTGTTACATTACGAATAGAACACTTATGAAGGAAACGCCATGGGAATGGAAAAGGTCGACAAAATAATCAACTCCGACTATGAACTCGGATTTGAAATCGACGTAGAAGAGGAGAAGGCTCCTCCTGGTTTGACTGAAGATACGATTAAATTCATCTCATCGAAAAAGAACGAGCCAGAATGGATGTTGGAACTTCGTCTCAAAGCTTTTCATGCTTGGCAAAAAATGGAAGAACCCAGATGGGCGAAGGTAACCTATCCTCCAATTGATTACCAGTCGATCAGCTACTGGGCTGCTCCCAAAAAAGCGCTTGAGAGCCTAGATGAAGTAGATCCAGAGATTTTACGAGCCTATGAAAAACTTGGAATCCCACTTGAAGAGCAAAAAGCGCTTGCAGGGGTCGCAGTGGACGCTGTTTTGGATTCAGTTTCTGTAAAAACGACATTTGTAGAGGAACTGAACAAACTTGGAATCATTTTTTGCTCTATCTCTGAAGCGATCAGAGATTATCCTGATCTTGTAAAGAAGTATATGTTTAGTGTCGTTCCGATGACAGACAACTACTTTGCGGCACTCAACTCAGCAGTATTCAGTGATGGGACATTTGTCTACATTCCAAAAGGCGTCAAGTGCCCAATGGAACTTTCTACCTACTTTCGAATCAATGCACAAAACACGGGACAGTTTGAAAGAACCCTCATTATCGCCGATGAGGGGAGCTATGTAAGCTACAACGAAGGGTGTTCTGCTCCAAGCAGGGATGAAAACCAGCTCCATGCAGCTGTGGTGGAACTCATCGCTCACAAAGATGCGCACATCAACTATTCCACGATTCAGAACTGGTATCCTGGCGATATCGAAGGACGGGGTGGTATCTATAATTTCGTGACAAAACGAGGTCTTTGTGAAGGAGAAAACTCCAAAATTACTTGGACACAGGTTGAAACGGGATCCGTCATCACTTGGAAATATCCAAGCTGTATCCTAAAAGGTGACAACTCCGTTGGAGAGTTCTACTCCGTAGCAATCACCCGTCTTGCACAGCAGGCCGATACGGGTACGAAAATGATTCACATGGGCAAAAACACAAAAAGCGTCATCATCTCCAAAGGAATTTCAGCGCAAAAGGGACAAAACAGTTACAGGGGACTTGTCAAAATTCACGAAAATGCCAAGGGGGCTAAAAACTTTAGTGAATGTGATTCGCTGCTCATAGGGGACAGTTGTGGGGCACATACTTTTCCTTATTTGGAAAGCAAATGTGCCAATGCAGAGGTTGAACACGAAGCAACCACAAGTAAAATCAGTGAAGAACAGCTTTTCTATCTTCGCCAAAGGGGTGTAAGCGAAGAGGATGCCGTGAGTATGATCGTTCATGGATTCTGTAAAGATGTTTTGAGTAAACTCCCGATGGAGTTTGCCGTTGAAGCAAAAGCATTACTAGATTTAACATTGGAAGGAAGTGTAGGATGAGTATGATGAAAATAAATAATCTTCATGCAAAAATAGGTGAAAAAGAGATTTTAAAAGGAATAGATTTAGAACTTTTCAAAGGAAAAGTTCATGCAATTATGGGTCCAAACGGTGCAGGGAAATCGACACTTTCCAAAACAATAGTCGGTCATCCGGATGTAGAGGTCACAGAAGGCGAAATTCTGTATAAAGGCAAAAATATCGTAGAGATGGAACCGGAGGAGCGAGCGTTAGAGGGTATTTTTATGTCTTTTCAGCATCCTGTAGAAATACCAGGGGTAAATAACGCCTATTTTCTTAGAACTGCACTCAATGCCAAAAGAAAACATCAAGGACTCAAGCCTTTGAATGCAGCAGAATTTTTGAGACTCTTAAAAGAGAAAATAAAAGAACTCGGCATGCGTGAAGAGATGATCCACAGAAGCCTCAATGAGGGCTTTAGCGGCGGGGAGAAAAAACTGAACGAAATTCTGCAGATGGAGATTTTGGAACCCGATTTCGTTATTCTCGATGAGATCGATTCCGGTCTCGATATTGATGCCCTTAAAAAAGTAAGTGAAGCTATTAATAATATGCGTGATGAAAACAGAACATTCATGATCATCACACACTATAGAAAGATTTTGGATTATATCGAGCCCGATTATGTCCATGTCCTAAAAAATGGGAAAGTACTTCGAACAGGTGGTCTTGAAATCGTTGACGCTCTTGAAAAAGAGGGATATAAAATATTTGGGGAAGAGTGATGAAGATAGCCAACATCAATCTGGAAGAGTTTCAAGAGAAAAAGGCTCTTGTACAAAAACTCAAATCAATGGGAATGCCAACACCAAAAACGGAGCATTACCGTTATTTTGGTATTAAACCTATTTTGGAAAAAGAGTATACATTTCATCAGCCACCTGCGCAAAAGATCGAAATAGCCGATTATGTGGAAATTATTGATGGAACGGTAACAAAAGCTCCTAAAAAGGTGTATGTAGAGCTTCTCAAAAATCCAAAAATTGATGACAGTCACTATGACCAGGTCTATTACATCAACCATCTTTTGGTAGACAAAACGATTCATCTGGATATCGAAGAGGATTGTGAATTTAAAATCGTTCATAAATTCACAAAATCCAACACATTCGTACCATATAGAATCAAAATAACCGTTCATCCTGGAATCAATGCCAAGATTCGAGAAGACTATCTTGTTCTCAGTGACGAGTCGCTCTATTTGTACGGATTTGATATCCATTTAGGCAAAAACAGTGTTTTACAGCTCGTTCAAAACAGAACGACAAACTTTGCAAACTTTGCACAGATTGCTCCACACAGTGTTCGATGTGATATGAGTAGTGAATTCAGACTTTTTACATTCGATTTTGGAAATGCAAAAACGTTACACAACTATCATATCACGCTAGAAGAGAACGCCGCAGCAAACGCCAATCACGTACTATTCGCAAAAGAAAAAGCGCGTATAGGAAACACTTTTCACATCGAAAACAGAGGGAAAGACTCAAGAACAGTTCAAATGGCGAGAAATATCCTCAAAGACGAAGCCAGAGGAATATTTGATGGCTTGTTGATCGTGAAAAATCCTGCAAAATATAGTTCCATCTACCAAGACTCCAAAACAATCTTGCTCAACGATGGTGCATATATGGTGAGTAAGCCTCAGATGGAAATCTATACAGAATATATTCTTGAAGCGACCCACGGTTCGACAACAGGACATCTGGATGAAGAGGCGCTCTTTTATCTTCGCCAAAGAGGCATTGCTGAAGCGGATGCAAAAGAGATGTTGGTACTGAGTTTTCTCAATGAGATTTTTGAAAAGTTAAATGATGAAGAGATAAAAGAGGAATTTATCAAACTCTATGAGGAGAATCGATGAATCTTGAAGAAAAAGAGATTGAAGTAGATAATGACGGAATTGAAGATATCGAGGATCATGAAAAGAAGTATGGAAAACCCGAAGAGATTAAACAAGAGATCATTAAATACCTAAAAACGATTTATGATCCGGAGATTCCAGTCAATATCTACGATCTTGGTCTTATATACGATTTGAAACTCAAAAGAAGACCAGACGGCTATGAAGCCATTATCACAATGACGCTTACAAGCGTCGTCTGTCCTGTAGGAGAGAGTATTGTCGAAATGGTCAAAAATATTGCCAATAAAATAGACGGTGTAGCGGAAGTGGATGTAAAACTCACCTTCGATCCCCCTTGGGACAAAAGCAAAATGAGCGATGAAGCGAAACTGGTACTAGGGATGATGTAGAAATCACTTTCTACATTGTACCCGTATCGTCCACTCCTCGTTTCTCTTCTCTTTTGAAAGCAGTTTATATCCAGTGTACCCACACTTCAAAGTGGCTCTTTGCAAACATAAATCGAGATTTTTTCCACATTGAATTTCTAACTGATTGGATTTCTTGGGAAAAATTTTATAATTGACACGCCCCAGATCCATACCGCATCCACTAAATATCAAAGCTGCCATGGGTGTGATGAATAGCATTTTTTTCATTTATGCTCCTTGAAAGCCATTGCTTCTGCTCTTTGCAACAGCTCTTTGGCACCATTGTCTATCATTGATTCTGCCAACTCTTTGCCAAGTTCATGATAGTTCTCTTTTGAGCCAAAGATTTTATCTTTCAATAGTTCGCTGCCATCAGGAAGACCGATAACCGCTTTGACTATGATGTCGTTGTTTTCTAGCAGTGAAGCACGGACACCTATTGGCACCTGACACCCACCTTGAAGTCTATCGATGAAGTCTCTTTCTATGAACGTCTCTATGGCACTTTTTTCATCATTAAGTTTTTTAACAACATCGACTACATCTGGTCTACATTCGATCCCTAGTGCTGCTTGACCCATAGCGGGAATCATTGTATTTTCATCGATAGGATGTACGTAACGTACACTTTCTAAAATACCGAGTCTCTTTAAACCGGCATAAGCCAGAATGATCGCATCAAACTCGCCATTTTTTAATTTATTGATTCTCGTATCAACATTACCTCGGAGATCTTTAATGCAAATATCTGGTCGTAGGTGCAGCAGCTGCATTCTTCTTCTCAGCGAAGTTGTCCCTACAACCGCATTTGGAGGAAGATCGGCTAAAGTTTCATATTGTTCACTTAACAATGAGTCATTGGTCATCTCTCTTTTCGTAATAGCGCCAAGGACAAGACCCTCCGGGAGTTCGGTTGGCACATCTTTGAGACTATGGACAGCCAGATCGGCTTCGCCTCTCAACATCGCATCTTCAAGCTCTTTCGTAAAAAGTCCTTTCCCACCAATGAGAGCCAGGGGCGTATCAAGAATTTTATCCCCTTTTGTTTTGAAAATTTTTAGTTCAACTTCATATCCAAAAGATTCTAATTGCGCTTTTATATGATTCGACTGCCAGAGCGCAAGTTTACTCCCACGTGTTGCAATAGTCAGTTTCATCAATTACCTTTAGGGATGAATTTAAGATATTTTTTTCTAGATGGATCAAATTTTCCATCCAAAAAGACGGCTGGGGTGCCTCGTACAAGGAGTTTTTTTGCCAATATCTCATCATGTTTCAGCTCATCAACGACCCATTTTTTATTGATTTGCTCTTTTGTTAGTTTCAAGCCGAGCTTTTGATCGAGTTCTTTCAAAACTTTCGATTCATCTTTTTGTGCATAATCAAAATCCGTTTTATATATCTTTTCTATAGCCGATCTGTTCCCCAGCTTTTTGAGATATATTATCGCTTTTGCCAAGGGCACAGATGCTGGGTGAAGGCTTCGGATAGGAAGATGATAGTAATACAGCGCAAAGGTATCGGGATATCTTTTTGCTGCCTCAAAAAGCTTTGGCACAACTTCACGGCAAAATGGACATAGAGGATCACTGAAAACAACTATTTTATGTTTGGCTTTTTCGTTGCCAAATATGAGATGGTCTTTGTCGTAAAAACTCTCTTTAAAATTGAGAACTACCCTCTGTTTGAGACTTCTATTGGTTTTTATATCAACAAAGTCTGGAGCTACGAAGCGATCATTTGCAAAAAGAATATCCATTTGTGTAAGATTTTGTTCTTTCTTGCCTCTTTTAACACCTATTGTGAACTGCACTGCGTAGGCATCCCATCCTTTTGGATTTT
The Nitratiruptor sp. SB155-2 genome window above contains:
- a CDS encoding SufD family Fe-S cluster assembly protein translates to MKIANINLEEFQEKKALVQKLKSMGMPTPKTEHYRYFGIKPILEKEYTFHQPPAQKIEIADYVEIIDGTVTKAPKKVYVELLKNPKIDDSHYDQVYYINHLLVDKTIHLDIEEDCEFKIVHKFTKSNTFVPYRIKITVHPGINAKIREDYLVLSDESLYLYGFDIHLGKNSVLQLVQNRTTNFANFAQIAPHSVRCDMSSEFRLFTFDFGNAKTLHNYHITLEENAAANANHVLFAKEKARIGNTFHIENRGKDSRTVQMARNILKDEARGIFDGLLIVKNPAKYSSIYQDSKTILLNDGAYMVSKPQMEIYTEYILEATHGSTTGHLDEEALFYLRQRGIAEADAKEMLVLSFLNEIFEKLNDEEIKEEFIKLYEENR
- a CDS encoding dUTP diphosphatase; the encoded protein is MEKMVEMFTLQNELNNDTNGIQWRKGMTKQGKPINWKRCIYMETAELIDSFPWKHWKSIDAKPDLENIKIELVDIWHFLMSYLLVHNSLDEAVQLANNFKDEKSDIKIPKEWDSKKLDEVLDPFEELMALAMVKNDSSMMQEELLSQFFKACEAVDLSFDELYKLYIGKNALNQFRQSHGYKEGTYKKIWNGKEDNVVMQEILASKPSISYSELLQALEKAYEGA
- a CDS encoding iron-sulfur cluster assembly protein — encoded protein: MNLEEKEIEVDNDGIEDIEDHEKKYGKPEEIKQEIIKYLKTIYDPEIPVNIYDLGLIYDLKLKRRPDGYEAIITMTLTSVVCPVGESIVEMVKNIANKIDGVAEVDVKLTFDPPWDKSKMSDEAKLVLGMM
- a CDS encoding DsbA family protein, with protein sequence MLSMWRLLSVSALCAVALQAATTKDVIKFVKRGLGSNPNLKVYDVQIVDKIALENPKGWDAYAVQFTIGVKRGKKEQNLTQMDILFANDRFVAPDFVDIKTNRSLKQRVVLNFKESFYDKDHLIFGNEKAKHKIVVFSDPLCPFCREVVPKLFEAAKRYPDTFALYYYHLPIRSLHPASVPLAKAIIYLKKLGNRSAIEKIYKTDFDYAQKDESKVLKELDQKLGLKLTKEQINKKWVVDELKHDEILAKKLLVRGTPAVFLDGKFDPSRKKYLKFIPKGN
- the sufB gene encoding Fe-S cluster assembly protein SufB codes for the protein MGMEKVDKIINSDYELGFEIDVEEEKAPPGLTEDTIKFISSKKNEPEWMLELRLKAFHAWQKMEEPRWAKVTYPPIDYQSISYWAAPKKALESLDEVDPEILRAYEKLGIPLEEQKALAGVAVDAVLDSVSVKTTFVEELNKLGIIFCSISEAIRDYPDLVKKYMFSVVPMTDNYFAALNSAVFSDGTFVYIPKGVKCPMELSTYFRINAQNTGQFERTLIIADEGSYVSYNEGCSAPSRDENQLHAAVVELIAHKDAHINYSTIQNWYPGDIEGRGGIYNFVTKRGLCEGENSKITWTQVETGSVITWKYPSCILKGDNSVGEFYSVAITRLAQQADTGTKMIHMGKNTKSVIISKGISAQKGQNSYRGLVKIHENAKGAKNFSECDSLLIGDSCGAHTFPYLESKCANAEVEHEATTSKISEEQLFYLRQRGVSEEDAVSMIVHGFCKDVLSKLPMEFAVEAKALLDLTLEGSVG
- the sufC gene encoding Fe-S cluster assembly ATPase SufC, which encodes MSMMKINNLHAKIGEKEILKGIDLELFKGKVHAIMGPNGAGKSTLSKTIVGHPDVEVTEGEILYKGKNIVEMEPEERALEGIFMSFQHPVEIPGVNNAYFLRTALNAKRKHQGLKPLNAAEFLRLLKEKIKELGMREEMIHRSLNEGFSGGEKKLNEILQMEILEPDFVILDEIDSGLDIDALKKVSEAINNMRDENRTFMIITHYRKILDYIEPDYVHVLKNGKVLRTGGLEIVDALEKEGYKIFGEE
- the hemC gene encoding hydroxymethylbilane synthase, which produces MMKLTIATRGSKLALWQSNHIKAQLESFGYEVELKIFKTKGDKILDTPLALIGGKGLFTKELEDAMLRGEADLAVHSLKDVPTELPEGLVLGAITKREMTNDSLLSEQYETLADLPPNAVVGTTSLRRRMQLLHLRPDICIKDLRGNVDTRINKLKNGEFDAIILAYAGLKRLGILESVRYVHPIDENTMIPAMGQAALGIECRPDVVDVVKKLNDEKSAIETFIERDFIDRLQGGCQVPIGVRASLLENNDIIVKAVIGLPDGSELLKDKIFGSKENYHELGKELAESMIDNGAKELLQRAEAMAFKEHK
- a CDS encoding valine--tRNA ligase; its protein translation is MSKATKYDPKKVERQFYQIWETRGYFETDGNKKIQNGKTFCIMMPPPNVTGRLHIGHALTFTLQDIMVRYKRMDGYETLWQPGTDHAGIATQNVVEKQLLSKGIKKEEIGREKFLEYVWKWKEESGNAIVTQLRLLGVSPAWSRERFTMDKGLKNAVREAFVNLYYEGLIVKGNYMINWCTHDGALSDIEVEYEEKEGALYHIKYPIVGSDEYLVVATTRPETYFGDTAVMVNPNDERYKHLIGKKVRLPLINREIPIIADEHVDMEFGTGAVKVTPAHDPNDYEVGKRHNLPFITIFDENGILNEEAGEFAGIERLEARKKVVEKLEQEGFIEKIEPHKHQVGHCYRCGNVVEPYISPQWFVKAEIAKEAVKKANEGETKFYPPQWLNNFNAWMRELRDWCISRQLWWGHRIPVWYCRACGHEWASKKEHEESCPKCGSTDIYQDPDVLDTWFSSALWPFSTLGWGNGDWGKGVKWFEDDLKKFYPNDLLITGFDILFFWVARMMMMGEHFLHKLPFKDVYLHALVRDEHGQKMSKSRGNVIDPIDTIEEYSADALRFTLAALAVQGRDIRLSKERLELYRNFTNKLYNAARFLQIHQEKFDDLQNIQIKTDLGKYILSRFGLAIQEVRNNLNSYRFNDAATTLYRFLWGEFCDWGIELSKVNKDAIAELGAIFKESMKLLHPFMPFITEFLYQELSGTSIEENESIMIQPYPKAAPIDEEIMKRFETIIDAIVSIRRAKALIDMANKTIPKVLIKGDLEESAKAYISKLAKVETIEFVSEPAENAVTDIGNYVEVFIPLEGIDLTPILNRLNKQKEKLQKEIDKLSRMLSNENFVKNAPQAVVEQNRAALAEAQNRLATIEEELARLTR
- a CDS encoding SulP family inorganic anion transporter, whose amino-acid sequence is MSLQKRYNFTTNPKNDILSGTVVAVALIPEAIAFSLIAGLSPQIGLYTAFILGLITALIGGKPGMISGATGAVAVVLVDLVLKHGVEYMFWAAILAGIIQVLIGLFRLGKFIRLVPQPAIYGFVNGLAIIIATSQIPLIKDSNLATIFLVLLTMAIIYTLPRFTKAIPASLGALIAITALVLLFQIDTKQIKDLADISGSFPAFHIPTAPLNFETLKTILPYSVIIALVGLIESLLTLSVLDEMSGERGSGNQECIAQGVGNMTCGLFGAMPGCAMIGQSMINFTSGGTGRLSSLTAAILLILFVVVLSKYISLIPLAALVGIMFVVSIATFSWSSLGHFKRMPKEDLFVMVTVTIITIFADLAIAVIAGVIISALVFAWKHAKIYAKEYMENDRKVYELEGPLFFGSVHSFLEKFDPKNDPFEVIMDFKNARVMDQSGVEAIDKITKKYKEAGKSIVLRHLSPECKQLLTEAGPYCTWEEDDPNYRVAIDY